One stretch of Acaryochloris sp. CCMEE 5410 DNA includes these proteins:
- a CDS encoding helix-turn-helix transcriptional regulator: MSSDWSACPPHPQESLKDYVCRLRQQQNWTQAQLATAAGVHRQTIGKIEKGQLNASINGRETAWRLLEHSSRVSGCPQPR, translated from the coding sequence ATGTCGTCAGATTGGTCTGCTTGTCCTCCTCACCCCCAAGAATCCTTAAAGGATTATGTCTGTCGTCTTCGTCAACAGCAGAATTGGACTCAGGCCCAACTCGCTACAGCTGCAGGGGTACATCGCCAAACCATTGGCAAAATTGAAAAGGGACAACTCAACGCCTCAATCAACGGGCGAGAAACGGCTTGGCGTTTGCTTGAGCATTCCAGCAGAGTATCTGGATGCCCTCAGCCAAGGTAA
- a CDS encoding zinc ribbon domain-containing protein, whose product MSIPAEYLDALSQGKPITPVSSVKFCPQCWRPGQTPDPIWTDLRSHFCFACGTRLINQCAQCQQPILSLQFRFCPYCGKAYQSKAVSST is encoded by the coding sequence TTGAGCATTCCAGCAGAGTATCTGGATGCCCTCAGCCAAGGTAAACCTATAACCCCAGTCTCTTCAGTCAAATTCTGTCCTCAATGTTGGCGACCAGGACAGACGCCAGATCCGATATGGACAGATTTACGGAGTCATTTTTGTTTTGCCTGTGGGACTCGCCTCATCAACCAGTGTGCTCAGTGTCAGCAACCGATCTTGTCCTTGCAATTCCGCTTTTGTCCCTATTGCGGTAAGGCTTATCAGAGCAAAGCGGTCAGTTCAACCTAA
- a CDS encoding DUF4158 domain-containing protein: MGFAIQLCTLRFLGFCPDDLQQTPTQVLEFVAQQINITVEHLQRYGKRAQTRTAHLQQVQHYLGFRTPKSKDLRHWEMDVRAGIGT, translated from the coding sequence TTGGGCTTCGCGATCCAGTTGTGTACGCTGCGATTTTTAGGCTTTTGTCCTGATGATTTGCAACAGACACCCACTCAGGTTTTAGAGTTTGTGGCCCAGCAGATTAACATTACCGTCGAGCATCTGCAGCGGTATGGCAAGCGGGCGCAAACCCGCACTGCCCATTTACAGCAAGTGCAGCATTACTTGGGTTTTCGAACTCCCAAATCTAAGGACTTAAGGCACTGGGAAATGGATGTTAGAGCGGGCATTGGAACATGA
- a CDS encoding Mu transposase domain-containing protein: MDQPELRSLPSHAFEFGEFKTAKVSFDYHIEVNRHYYSVPYGYVGQSVSVKITESLVQIFHDHQRIAVHERSSVSFQHSTQEGHMPPAHLAHKNQSRETFITWAQNVGPATKQQVIEIFEKKAHDEQAFRALKGVQHLRTTHGAERLEAACNRANAMGMVGQRYLKSMLQNKLESDPLPDETHKVIPIHHANVRGSEYYQAT; the protein is encoded by the coding sequence GTGGACCAACCGGAACTGAGGTCCTTGCCCAGCCATGCGTTTGAGTTTGGCGAATTTAAAACTGCGAAAGTGAGTTTTGATTATCACATTGAGGTGAACCGCCACTATTACAGTGTCCCTTATGGCTATGTGGGTCAATCGGTATCGGTCAAGATTACGGAATCTTTGGTGCAGATTTTCCATGACCATCAGCGCATTGCGGTACATGAACGTTCCAGCGTTTCATTTCAGCATTCCACGCAAGAGGGGCATATGCCACCGGCGCACTTAGCCCACAAAAACCAATCGAGAGAGACCTTCATCACCTGGGCTCAGAATGTTGGACCGGCAACGAAGCAACAAGTGATAGAGATCTTTGAGAAGAAAGCCCATGATGAACAAGCATTTCGAGCCTTAAAAGGGGTGCAACATCTGAGAACAACCCATGGTGCTGAAAGGTTGGAAGCCGCCTGTAATCGGGCTAATGCTATGGGGATGGTGGGCCAACGCTATCTCAAGTCCATGCTCCAAAACAAACTTGAATCCGACCCCTTACCGGATGAAACCCATAAGGTGATTCCTATTCACCATGCCAATGTCCGAGGGTCCGAATATTATCAAGCGACGTAG
- the istA gene encoding IS21 family transposase: MDYCGMTVPVVHPKTGEVTQAQVFVACCGASNYTYAEATESQTIKNWLGSHQRALAFFGGVPVAIVPDNLKSGVTDPCRYEPGINRSYQDFAEHYNVIILPARPKCPRDKPKVENAVQQVERHILAPLRDQTFTSFKQLNEAIAAGLEKLNHRTMKSYGLSRRELLSKWTNRN, encoded by the coding sequence GTGGACTACTGCGGTATGACGGTGCCGGTGGTCCATCCCAAAACCGGTGAGGTGACTCAAGCTCAAGTATTTGTAGCCTGCTGTGGAGCGAGTAACTACACCTATGCAGAGGCGACCGAAAGCCAAACCATCAAGAACTGGCTCGGATCTCATCAACGGGCCTTGGCCTTCTTTGGTGGGGTGCCGGTCGCTATCGTTCCAGACAACCTCAAGTCAGGAGTCACAGATCCGTGTCGTTATGAGCCCGGTATCAATCGGAGTTATCAGGACTTTGCGGAACACTACAACGTGATTATTCTGCCCGCTCGCCCCAAATGCCCTCGGGATAAACCCAAAGTGGAGAATGCGGTACAGCAAGTGGAGCGTCATATCCTAGCGCCATTGAGAGATCAGACCTTTACCAGTTTCAAGCAACTGAATGAAGCGATAGCAGCGGGACTCGAGAAACTCAACCATCGGACCATGAAATCCTATGGTCTATCCCGTCGAGAATTATTGAGCAAGTGGACCAACCGGAACTGA